A window from Synechococcus sp. RSCCF101 encodes these proteins:
- a CDS encoding DUF177 domain-containing protein translates to MATRLVPVPLREIAQADEGRHWIVDQRLEGIETLTPVRGSLTARHLGSALELDADVETIVTLRCDRCLNRFNRSLCFRGRELIAIESAPAGGGDPWPSWGEGDELIERIGAGERFDPAQWLFEQLHLQLAVVNRCGEECTGPPQPPEPTAARRLDPRWQALAGLGLLPEDTGDG, encoded by the coding sequence ATGGCTACCCGGCTGGTTCCCGTTCCCCTCAGGGAGATCGCCCAGGCTGACGAGGGCCGCCACTGGATCGTGGACCAGCGTCTCGAGGGCATCGAGACGCTGACCCCGGTCCGGGGATCCCTCACCGCTCGCCACCTGGGCTCAGCCCTCGAGCTGGACGCCGATGTGGAGACGATCGTGACCCTGCGCTGCGATCGCTGCCTGAACCGCTTCAACCGCAGCCTCTGCTTCCGCGGCCGCGAGCTGATCGCGATCGAGAGCGCCCCCGCCGGCGGTGGGGACCCCTGGCCGAGCTGGGGTGAGGGCGATGAGCTGATCGAACGGATCGGAGCCGGCGAACGCTTCGATCCCGCCCAGTGGCTGTTCGAGCAGCTCCATCTGCAGCTGGCGGTGGTGAACCGCTGCGGCGAGGAGTGCACCGGTCCGCCCCAGCCGCCCGAACCGACAGCGGCCCGGCGGCTCGACCCCCGCTGGCAGGCCCTGGCCGGGCTCGGCCTCCTTCCGGAGGACACCGGCGATGGCTGA